A stretch of the Acyrthosiphon pisum isolate AL4f chromosome A2, pea_aphid_22Mar2018_4r6ur, whole genome shotgun sequence genome encodes the following:
- the LOC100159929 gene encoding protein 4.1 homolog isoform X3: MTAMENESSDGNVSPKKKSIRKGKTALARVLLLDGSYLDVQIDRKAKGQELLDQVCDRLNLLERDYFGLSYEDRRDPHNWLEMDKRIGKFLKSEPWLFNFEMKFYPPDPNQLQEDITRYQLCLQIRNDILNGKLPCSFVTHALLGSYLVQSELGDYDIDEHKNNTNYLKEFKFAPNQSQELEEKVMELHRTHKGQTPAEAELNYLNNAKKLAMYGVDLHPAKDSEGVDIMLGVCSSGLLVHRDRLRINRFAWPKILKISYKRNHYYIKIRPGEFEQQEATVGFKLPNHRLAKKLWKTCVEHHTFFRLMTPEPTQKLGLFPRLGSRFRYSGRTHYESKKNPIERPAPKFQRSLSGRTLTSRSMDTLGGTRHLGEDFGMEPESKRHTMSHPPDRVSDIENNIGKGGKSNKNDKRKKPIGGIAVLPTGSFNFMRRKKDKDASKVSNGIGVEEDDEKENREISPSIKTTSFITKEREALSANDTNTSADISGINSLDISKADSTKDSDKSKLKSPGGIFSSFSLKSKKSKDKLKADNSLDTSTEPESPKGLDKFKLKTKKDLKKPKKESKTSLKTIDSTTSNLSSNATFADRSIAETTVDVSAISTSPSFTKTYNYTEDEHSTTKKRKPVGGFTYENNMEKSKENISEIPTSPSKRAQGLAFNYAPGEAKKVAETAAEKRKTFMEKVAADGIKTPGINYVQSAVHKEESVKKEPKTNFEPKEEPTGEVAFTKTVLEKKVVSASAETTVETEKKKTDSKLGIFNKKSKEQDSGKGVLEKAMDKLGSFGRGSKDKTEIDLKKESSDFIDNEKKKYEDDKPLVSTAPLIVKTTTKQTMIQDKEGVTQNIEEKVEDLTSGEVTVSTQHNKAEGLDTATGRPPYVKATAVTTRTATTHQDLEKNSKTSQVEEKTVAHTTTTSGTRQEQRTVTQEVISTSTILAPESKVELSRASSSSSLSSNDSGTPIDVEGPLDESNGLGYYNSNFQNEFKAEHVTAGSNSAEERHNINITANDKSYTLTGEIVSTQAISSKTRTVETVTYKTEKDGVVETRVEQKITIQSDGDPIDHDKALADAIQEATEMNPDMTVEKIEIQQQQQT, encoded by the exons aTGACGGCAATGGAGAACGAATCATCCGATGGCAATGTTTCACCAAAGAAGAAATCTATTCGTAAAGGCAAGACTGCTCTAGCTCGTGTTCTTTTATTAGATGGATCATATTTAGATGTTCAAAttgat AGAAAAGCTAAAGGTCAAGAGTTATTAGATCAAGTATGTGACCGGTTAAATTTATTAGAACGGGATTATTTTGGTCTATCTTATGAAGATAGACGTGATCCTCATAATTGGCTTGAAATGGATAAACGCATTGGAAAGTTTCTAAAAA gtGAACCGTggttgtttaattttgaaatgaaGTTTTATCCTCCTGATCCCAATCAACTTCAAGAAGATATCACCCGTTATCAACTATGTTTACAAATTAGAAACGATATTCTCAATGGAAA GTTGCCTTGTTCTTTTGTCACCCATGCACTGTTGGGTTCATATTTGGTTCAGTCTGAATTGGGAGATTATGACATTGATGAACacaaaaataacacaaattatttgAAAGAGTTTAAGTTTGCGCCAAATCAATCACAAGAACTTGAAGAAAAGGTTATGGAACTTCATAGAACGCACAA ggGTCAAACACCAGCAGAAgcagaattaaattatttgaacaatgCTAAAAAATTGGCAATGTATGGTGTGGACTTGCACCCAGCTAAAGATTCTGAAGGTGTAGATATAATGTTGGGAGTATGTTCCTCTGGATTGCTCGTTCACAGGGATCGTTTACGCATTAATCGTTTTGCTTGgcctaaaatattgaaaatttcttaCAAGCGaaatcattattacattaaaattcgTCCAGGTGAATTTGAACAGCAAGAGGCTACAGTTGGTTTTAAACTGCCTAACCATAgacttgctaaaaaattatggaaaactTGTGTTGAACATCATACATTCTTTAG gcTGATGACCCCTGAACCAACTCAAAAACTTGGATTGTTTCCTCGTCTGGGTTCAAGATTCCGTTATTCTGGTCGTACTCATtatgaatctaaaaaaaacccAATTGAGAGACCTGCACCAAAATTCCAAAGAAGCTTAAGCGGTAGAACATTAACTTCTAGAAGCATGGATA CCTTAGGAGGAACCAGACATTTGGGAGAAGATTTTGGAATGGAACCTGAGTCTAAAAGACACACAATGTCTCATCCTCCTGACCGTGTTTCTGACATAGAAAACAACATTGGAAAAGGCGGAAAGTCAAACAAAAATGACAAACGAAAg AAACCAATTGGAGGAATTGCTGTTTTACCAACAGGATCGTTTAATTTCATGAGGAGGAAAAAAGACAAAGATGCGTCTAAAGTTTCAAA TGGTATTGGTGTTGAAGAAGATGATGAGAAAGAAAATCGTGAAATTTCTCCTTCTATAAAAACTACAAGTTTTATAACCAAAGAACGTGAAGCTTTGTCTGCGAATGATACTAATACGAGTGCTGATATTTCAGGCATCAACTCATTAGATATTTCAAAAGCAGATTCTACTAAAGATAGTGATAAGTCTAAACTTAAG aGTCCTGGAGGTATTTTTAGCAGTTttagtttaaaatctaaaaaatctaaagaCAAATTAAAAGCTGATAACAGCCTTGACACAAGCACTGAACCTGAGTCCCCCAAAGGTttagacaaatttaaattaaaaaccaaaaaagatctaaaaaaaccaaaaaaagaatcaaaaaCAAGTCTCAAAACTATTGACAGCACTACTTCTAATTTATCATCAAACGCTACATTTGCTGATCGTTCGATCGCTGAAACTACTGTAGATGTATCTGCTATTTCCACATCACCCAGTTTtactaaaacatataattacacCGAAGATGAACACAGTACTACCAAAAAACGTAAGCCAGTCGGTGGATTTACCTATGAAAATAACATGGAGAagtcaaaagaaaatatttctgaaatccCAACATCTCCTAGTAAAAGAGCACAAGGCCTAGCATTTAATTATGCACCTGGAGAGGCAAAGAAAGTTGCAGAAACTGCAGCAGAAAAGCGAAAAACGTTCATGGAAAAAGTGGCTGCTGATGGTATTAAAACACCAGGAATTAACTATGTACAATCAGCAGTTCACAAAGAAGAATCAGTTAAAAAAGAACCTAAAACTAATTTTGAGCCAAAAGAAGAACCCACTGGTGAAGTTGCTTTTACTAAGActgttttggaaaaaaaagttgTCTCAGCCAGTGCTGAAACTACTGTAGAGACTGAGAAGAAAAAAACTGATTcaaaattaggtatttttaataagaaatcaaAAGAACAAGACAGTGGTAAAGGGGTATTAGAAAAAGCTATGGACAAATTAGGTTCTTTTGGTAGAGGATCTAAAGATAAAACCGAGATAGATCTAAAAAAAGAATCATCAGACTTCATtgataatgaaaaaaagaaatatgaaGACGATAAACCACTAGTTAGTACTGCACcattaattgtaaaaactacAACAAAACAGACAATGATCCAGGATAAGGAGGGAGTCACTCAAAATATTGAGGAAAAAGTTGAAGATTTAACATCTGGGGAAGTAACTGTATCAACACAGCACAATAAG GCTGAAGGTTTGGATACAGCTACTGGTAGGCCTCCATATGTAAAGGCAACAGCAGTAACTACTCGTACAGCAACTACTCACCaggatttggaaaaaaattctaaaaccaGTCAG GTCGAAGAAAAAACTGTAGCACATACAACAACGACCAGTGGTACTCGTCAAGAACAACGAACTGTTACACAGGAAGTCATATCTACATCAACAATTCTTGCACCAGAATCAAAAGTTGAG CTAAGTAGAGCTTCAAGTAGTTCAAGCCTTAGCTCAAACGATTCAGGCACACCAATCGATGTTGAAGGCCCATTAGATGAGTCCAATGGGCtaggatattataatagcaattttcag aatgagtTTAAGGCCGAACATGTGACGGCTGGTTCAAACTCTGCTGAAGAGAGACATAACATAAACATCACGGCTAATGACAAGTCATACACGCTCACAGGAGAGATAGTCTCAACACAGGCCATTTCTAGCAAGACACGAACTGTTGAAACTGTAACA tacAAAACTGAAAAAGATGGTGTTGTTGAGACAAgagttgaacaaaaaataaccaTACAGAGTGATGGTGATCCAATTGATCATGACAAAGCATTGGCTGATGCCATACAGGAAGCTACAGAAATGAACCCTGACATGACTGTAGAAAAGATTGAAAttcaacagcaacaacaaaCATGA
- the LOC100159929 gene encoding protein 4.1 homolog isoform X1: MTAMENESSDGNVSPKKKSIRKGKTALARVLLLDGSYLDVQIDRKAKGQELLDQVCDRLNLLERDYFGLSYEDRRDPHNWLEMDKRIGKFLKSEPWLFNFEMKFYPPDPNQLQEDITRYQLCLQIRNDILNGKLPCSFVTHALLGSYLVQSELGDYDIDEHKNNTNYLKEFKFAPNQSQELEEKVMELHRTHKGQTPAEAELNYLNNAKKLAMYGVDLHPAKDSEGVDIMLGVCSSGLLVHRDRLRINRFAWPKILKISYKRNHYYIKIRPGEFEQQEATVGFKLPNHRLAKKLWKTCVEHHTFFRLMTPEPTQKLGLFPRLGSRFRYSGRTHYESKKNPIERPAPKFQRSLSGRTLTSRSMDTLGGTRHLGEDFGMEPESKRHTMSHPPDRVSDIENNIGKGGKSNKNDKRKLKEKVSISSHDSSVTEEGNYDAERSSSDIHKSKKPIGGIAVLPTGSFNFMRRKKDKDASKVSNGIGVEEDDEKENREISPSIKTTSFITKEREALSANDTNTSADISGINSLDISKADSTKDSDKSKLKSPGGIFSSFSLKSKKSKDKLKADNSLDTSTEPESPKGLDKFKLKTKKDLKKPKKESKTSLKTIDSTTSNLSSNATFADRSIAETTVDVSAISTSPSFTKTYNYTEDEHSTTKKRKPVGGFTYENNMEKSKENISEIPTSPSKRAQGLAFNYAPGEAKKVAETAAEKRKTFMEKVAADGIKTPGINYVQSAVHKEESVKKEPKTNFEPKEEPTGEVAFTKTVLEKKVVSASAETTVETEKKKTDSKLGIFNKKSKEQDSGKGVLEKAMDKLGSFGRGSKDKTEIDLKKESSDFIDNEKKKYEDDKPLVSTAPLIVKTTTKQTMIQDKEGVTQNIEEKVEDLTSGEVTVSTQHNKAEGLDTATGRPPYVKATAVTTRTATTHQDLEKNSKTSQVEEKTVAHTTTTSGTRQEQRTVTQEVISTSTILAPESKVELSRASSSSSLSSNDSGTPIDVEGPLDESNGLGYYNSNFQNEFKAEHVTAGSNSAEERHNINITANDKSYTLTGEIVSTQAISSKTRTVETVTYKTEKDGVVETRVEQKITIQSDGDPIDHDKALADAIQEATEMNPDMTVEKIEIQQQQQT; the protein is encoded by the exons aTGACGGCAATGGAGAACGAATCATCCGATGGCAATGTTTCACCAAAGAAGAAATCTATTCGTAAAGGCAAGACTGCTCTAGCTCGTGTTCTTTTATTAGATGGATCATATTTAGATGTTCAAAttgat AGAAAAGCTAAAGGTCAAGAGTTATTAGATCAAGTATGTGACCGGTTAAATTTATTAGAACGGGATTATTTTGGTCTATCTTATGAAGATAGACGTGATCCTCATAATTGGCTTGAAATGGATAAACGCATTGGAAAGTTTCTAAAAA gtGAACCGTggttgtttaattttgaaatgaaGTTTTATCCTCCTGATCCCAATCAACTTCAAGAAGATATCACCCGTTATCAACTATGTTTACAAATTAGAAACGATATTCTCAATGGAAA GTTGCCTTGTTCTTTTGTCACCCATGCACTGTTGGGTTCATATTTGGTTCAGTCTGAATTGGGAGATTATGACATTGATGAACacaaaaataacacaaattatttgAAAGAGTTTAAGTTTGCGCCAAATCAATCACAAGAACTTGAAGAAAAGGTTATGGAACTTCATAGAACGCACAA ggGTCAAACACCAGCAGAAgcagaattaaattatttgaacaatgCTAAAAAATTGGCAATGTATGGTGTGGACTTGCACCCAGCTAAAGATTCTGAAGGTGTAGATATAATGTTGGGAGTATGTTCCTCTGGATTGCTCGTTCACAGGGATCGTTTACGCATTAATCGTTTTGCTTGgcctaaaatattgaaaatttcttaCAAGCGaaatcattattacattaaaattcgTCCAGGTGAATTTGAACAGCAAGAGGCTACAGTTGGTTTTAAACTGCCTAACCATAgacttgctaaaaaattatggaaaactTGTGTTGAACATCATACATTCTTTAG gcTGATGACCCCTGAACCAACTCAAAAACTTGGATTGTTTCCTCGTCTGGGTTCAAGATTCCGTTATTCTGGTCGTACTCATtatgaatctaaaaaaaacccAATTGAGAGACCTGCACCAAAATTCCAAAGAAGCTTAAGCGGTAGAACATTAACTTCTAGAAGCATGGATA CCTTAGGAGGAACCAGACATTTGGGAGAAGATTTTGGAATGGAACCTGAGTCTAAAAGACACACAATGTCTCATCCTCCTGACCGTGTTTCTGACATAGAAAACAACATTGGAAAAGGCGGAAAGTCAAACAAAAATGACAAACGAAAg CTAAAAGAAAAAGTGAGCATAAGTTCTCATGACAGCTCTGTAACAGAGGAAGGCAATTACGACGCCGAACGAAGCAGTTCAGACATTCATAAGTCCAAG AAACCAATTGGAGGAATTGCTGTTTTACCAACAGGATCGTTTAATTTCATGAGGAGGAAAAAAGACAAAGATGCGTCTAAAGTTTCAAA TGGTATTGGTGTTGAAGAAGATGATGAGAAAGAAAATCGTGAAATTTCTCCTTCTATAAAAACTACAAGTTTTATAACCAAAGAACGTGAAGCTTTGTCTGCGAATGATACTAATACGAGTGCTGATATTTCAGGCATCAACTCATTAGATATTTCAAAAGCAGATTCTACTAAAGATAGTGATAAGTCTAAACTTAAG aGTCCTGGAGGTATTTTTAGCAGTTttagtttaaaatctaaaaaatctaaagaCAAATTAAAAGCTGATAACAGCCTTGACACAAGCACTGAACCTGAGTCCCCCAAAGGTttagacaaatttaaattaaaaaccaaaaaagatctaaaaaaaccaaaaaaagaatcaaaaaCAAGTCTCAAAACTATTGACAGCACTACTTCTAATTTATCATCAAACGCTACATTTGCTGATCGTTCGATCGCTGAAACTACTGTAGATGTATCTGCTATTTCCACATCACCCAGTTTtactaaaacatataattacacCGAAGATGAACACAGTACTACCAAAAAACGTAAGCCAGTCGGTGGATTTACCTATGAAAATAACATGGAGAagtcaaaagaaaatatttctgaaatccCAACATCTCCTAGTAAAAGAGCACAAGGCCTAGCATTTAATTATGCACCTGGAGAGGCAAAGAAAGTTGCAGAAACTGCAGCAGAAAAGCGAAAAACGTTCATGGAAAAAGTGGCTGCTGATGGTATTAAAACACCAGGAATTAACTATGTACAATCAGCAGTTCACAAAGAAGAATCAGTTAAAAAAGAACCTAAAACTAATTTTGAGCCAAAAGAAGAACCCACTGGTGAAGTTGCTTTTACTAAGActgttttggaaaaaaaagttgTCTCAGCCAGTGCTGAAACTACTGTAGAGACTGAGAAGAAAAAAACTGATTcaaaattaggtatttttaataagaaatcaaAAGAACAAGACAGTGGTAAAGGGGTATTAGAAAAAGCTATGGACAAATTAGGTTCTTTTGGTAGAGGATCTAAAGATAAAACCGAGATAGATCTAAAAAAAGAATCATCAGACTTCATtgataatgaaaaaaagaaatatgaaGACGATAAACCACTAGTTAGTACTGCACcattaattgtaaaaactacAACAAAACAGACAATGATCCAGGATAAGGAGGGAGTCACTCAAAATATTGAGGAAAAAGTTGAAGATTTAACATCTGGGGAAGTAACTGTATCAACACAGCACAATAAG GCTGAAGGTTTGGATACAGCTACTGGTAGGCCTCCATATGTAAAGGCAACAGCAGTAACTACTCGTACAGCAACTACTCACCaggatttggaaaaaaattctaaaaccaGTCAG GTCGAAGAAAAAACTGTAGCACATACAACAACGACCAGTGGTACTCGTCAAGAACAACGAACTGTTACACAGGAAGTCATATCTACATCAACAATTCTTGCACCAGAATCAAAAGTTGAG CTAAGTAGAGCTTCAAGTAGTTCAAGCCTTAGCTCAAACGATTCAGGCACACCAATCGATGTTGAAGGCCCATTAGATGAGTCCAATGGGCtaggatattataatagcaattttcag aatgagtTTAAGGCCGAACATGTGACGGCTGGTTCAAACTCTGCTGAAGAGAGACATAACATAAACATCACGGCTAATGACAAGTCATACACGCTCACAGGAGAGATAGTCTCAACACAGGCCATTTCTAGCAAGACACGAACTGTTGAAACTGTAACA tacAAAACTGAAAAAGATGGTGTTGTTGAGACAAgagttgaacaaaaaataaccaTACAGAGTGATGGTGATCCAATTGATCATGACAAAGCATTGGCTGATGCCATACAGGAAGCTACAGAAATGAACCCTGACATGACTGTAGAAAAGATTGAAAttcaacagcaacaacaaaCATGA
- the LOC100159929 gene encoding protein 4.1 homolog isoform X2, whose product MTAMENESSDGNVSPKKKSIRKGKTALARVLLLDGSYLDVQIDRKAKGQELLDQVCDRLNLLERDYFGLSYEDRRDPHNWLEMDKRIGKFLKSEPWLFNFEMKFYPPDPNQLQEDITRYQLCLQIRNDILNGKLPCSFVTHALLGSYLVQSELGDYDIDEHKNNTNYLKEFKFAPNQSQELEEKVMELHRTHKGQTPAEAELNYLNNAKKLAMYGVDLHPAKDSEGVDIMLGVCSSGLLVHRDRLRINRFAWPKILKISYKRNHYYIKIRPGEFEQQEATVGFKLPNHRLAKKLWKTCVEHHTFFRLMTPEPTQKLGLFPRLGSRFRYSGRTHYESKKNPIERPAPKFQRSLSGRTLTSRSMDRGTRHLGEDFGMEPESKRHTMSHPPDRVSDIENNIGKGGKSNKNDKRKLKEKVSISSHDSSVTEEGNYDAERSSSDIHKSKKPIGGIAVLPTGSFNFMRRKKDKDASKVSNGIGVEEDDEKENREISPSIKTTSFITKEREALSANDTNTSADISGINSLDISKADSTKDSDKSKLKSPGGIFSSFSLKSKKSKDKLKADNSLDTSTEPESPKGLDKFKLKTKKDLKKPKKESKTSLKTIDSTTSNLSSNATFADRSIAETTVDVSAISTSPSFTKTYNYTEDEHSTTKKRKPVGGFTYENNMEKSKENISEIPTSPSKRAQGLAFNYAPGEAKKVAETAAEKRKTFMEKVAADGIKTPGINYVQSAVHKEESVKKEPKTNFEPKEEPTGEVAFTKTVLEKKVVSASAETTVETEKKKTDSKLGIFNKKSKEQDSGKGVLEKAMDKLGSFGRGSKDKTEIDLKKESSDFIDNEKKKYEDDKPLVSTAPLIVKTTTKQTMIQDKEGVTQNIEEKVEDLTSGEVTVSTQHNKAEGLDTATGRPPYVKATAVTTRTATTHQDLEKNSKTSQVEEKTVAHTTTTSGTRQEQRTVTQEVISTSTILAPESKVELSRASSSSSLSSNDSGTPIDVEGPLDESNGLGYYNSNFQNEFKAEHVTAGSNSAEERHNINITANDKSYTLTGEIVSTQAISSKTRTVETVTYKTEKDGVVETRVEQKITIQSDGDPIDHDKALADAIQEATEMNPDMTVEKIEIQQQQQT is encoded by the exons aTGACGGCAATGGAGAACGAATCATCCGATGGCAATGTTTCACCAAAGAAGAAATCTATTCGTAAAGGCAAGACTGCTCTAGCTCGTGTTCTTTTATTAGATGGATCATATTTAGATGTTCAAAttgat AGAAAAGCTAAAGGTCAAGAGTTATTAGATCAAGTATGTGACCGGTTAAATTTATTAGAACGGGATTATTTTGGTCTATCTTATGAAGATAGACGTGATCCTCATAATTGGCTTGAAATGGATAAACGCATTGGAAAGTTTCTAAAAA gtGAACCGTggttgtttaattttgaaatgaaGTTTTATCCTCCTGATCCCAATCAACTTCAAGAAGATATCACCCGTTATCAACTATGTTTACAAATTAGAAACGATATTCTCAATGGAAA GTTGCCTTGTTCTTTTGTCACCCATGCACTGTTGGGTTCATATTTGGTTCAGTCTGAATTGGGAGATTATGACATTGATGAACacaaaaataacacaaattatttgAAAGAGTTTAAGTTTGCGCCAAATCAATCACAAGAACTTGAAGAAAAGGTTATGGAACTTCATAGAACGCACAA ggGTCAAACACCAGCAGAAgcagaattaaattatttgaacaatgCTAAAAAATTGGCAATGTATGGTGTGGACTTGCACCCAGCTAAAGATTCTGAAGGTGTAGATATAATGTTGGGAGTATGTTCCTCTGGATTGCTCGTTCACAGGGATCGTTTACGCATTAATCGTTTTGCTTGgcctaaaatattgaaaatttcttaCAAGCGaaatcattattacattaaaattcgTCCAGGTGAATTTGAACAGCAAGAGGCTACAGTTGGTTTTAAACTGCCTAACCATAgacttgctaaaaaattatggaaaactTGTGTTGAACATCATACATTCTTTAG gcTGATGACCCCTGAACCAACTCAAAAACTTGGATTGTTTCCTCGTCTGGGTTCAAGATTCCGTTATTCTGGTCGTACTCATtatgaatctaaaaaaaacccAATTGAGAGACCTGCACCAAAATTCCAAAGAAGCTTAAGCGGTAGAACATTAACTTCTAGAAGCATGGATA GAGGAACCAGACATTTGGGAGAAGATTTTGGAATGGAACCTGAGTCTAAAAGACACACAATGTCTCATCCTCCTGACCGTGTTTCTGACATAGAAAACAACATTGGAAAAGGCGGAAAGTCAAACAAAAATGACAAACGAAAg CTAAAAGAAAAAGTGAGCATAAGTTCTCATGACAGCTCTGTAACAGAGGAAGGCAATTACGACGCCGAACGAAGCAGTTCAGACATTCATAAGTCCAAG AAACCAATTGGAGGAATTGCTGTTTTACCAACAGGATCGTTTAATTTCATGAGGAGGAAAAAAGACAAAGATGCGTCTAAAGTTTCAAA TGGTATTGGTGTTGAAGAAGATGATGAGAAAGAAAATCGTGAAATTTCTCCTTCTATAAAAACTACAAGTTTTATAACCAAAGAACGTGAAGCTTTGTCTGCGAATGATACTAATACGAGTGCTGATATTTCAGGCATCAACTCATTAGATATTTCAAAAGCAGATTCTACTAAAGATAGTGATAAGTCTAAACTTAAG aGTCCTGGAGGTATTTTTAGCAGTTttagtttaaaatctaaaaaatctaaagaCAAATTAAAAGCTGATAACAGCCTTGACACAAGCACTGAACCTGAGTCCCCCAAAGGTttagacaaatttaaattaaaaaccaaaaaagatctaaaaaaaccaaaaaaagaatcaaaaaCAAGTCTCAAAACTATTGACAGCACTACTTCTAATTTATCATCAAACGCTACATTTGCTGATCGTTCGATCGCTGAAACTACTGTAGATGTATCTGCTATTTCCACATCACCCAGTTTtactaaaacatataattacacCGAAGATGAACACAGTACTACCAAAAAACGTAAGCCAGTCGGTGGATTTACCTATGAAAATAACATGGAGAagtcaaaagaaaatatttctgaaatccCAACATCTCCTAGTAAAAGAGCACAAGGCCTAGCATTTAATTATGCACCTGGAGAGGCAAAGAAAGTTGCAGAAACTGCAGCAGAAAAGCGAAAAACGTTCATGGAAAAAGTGGCTGCTGATGGTATTAAAACACCAGGAATTAACTATGTACAATCAGCAGTTCACAAAGAAGAATCAGTTAAAAAAGAACCTAAAACTAATTTTGAGCCAAAAGAAGAACCCACTGGTGAAGTTGCTTTTACTAAGActgttttggaaaaaaaagttgTCTCAGCCAGTGCTGAAACTACTGTAGAGACTGAGAAGAAAAAAACTGATTcaaaattaggtatttttaataagaaatcaaAAGAACAAGACAGTGGTAAAGGGGTATTAGAAAAAGCTATGGACAAATTAGGTTCTTTTGGTAGAGGATCTAAAGATAAAACCGAGATAGATCTAAAAAAAGAATCATCAGACTTCATtgataatgaaaaaaagaaatatgaaGACGATAAACCACTAGTTAGTACTGCACcattaattgtaaaaactacAACAAAACAGACAATGATCCAGGATAAGGAGGGAGTCACTCAAAATATTGAGGAAAAAGTTGAAGATTTAACATCTGGGGAAGTAACTGTATCAACACAGCACAATAAG GCTGAAGGTTTGGATACAGCTACTGGTAGGCCTCCATATGTAAAGGCAACAGCAGTAACTACTCGTACAGCAACTACTCACCaggatttggaaaaaaattctaaaaccaGTCAG GTCGAAGAAAAAACTGTAGCACATACAACAACGACCAGTGGTACTCGTCAAGAACAACGAACTGTTACACAGGAAGTCATATCTACATCAACAATTCTTGCACCAGAATCAAAAGTTGAG CTAAGTAGAGCTTCAAGTAGTTCAAGCCTTAGCTCAAACGATTCAGGCACACCAATCGATGTTGAAGGCCCATTAGATGAGTCCAATGGGCtaggatattataatagcaattttcag aatgagtTTAAGGCCGAACATGTGACGGCTGGTTCAAACTCTGCTGAAGAGAGACATAACATAAACATCACGGCTAATGACAAGTCATACACGCTCACAGGAGAGATAGTCTCAACACAGGCCATTTCTAGCAAGACACGAACTGTTGAAACTGTAACA tacAAAACTGAAAAAGATGGTGTTGTTGAGACAAgagttgaacaaaaaataaccaTACAGAGTGATGGTGATCCAATTGATCATGACAAAGCATTGGCTGATGCCATACAGGAAGCTACAGAAATGAACCCTGACATGACTGTAGAAAAGATTGAAAttcaacagcaacaacaaaCATGA